Proteins from one Gossypium raimondii isolate GPD5lz chromosome 8, ASM2569854v1, whole genome shotgun sequence genomic window:
- the LOC105792647 gene encoding protein DETOXIFICATION 21 isoform X2: protein MPIHFSLIGISEKMGGDINQKLLTETTKNEEEEVLFKERLWTEMKKLWIVAGPAIFTRFSTFGVTVISQAFVGHLGPTELAAFSLCFTVLLRFGNGVLLGMASALETLCGQAFGAKQYHMLGIYLQRSWIVLFATALCLLPIYIFTTPILIALGQDKIIATVAGYISYWFIGIVFSFIVSFTCQMFLQAQSKNMIIAYLAAFSIGIHICLSWLLTVKLKYGLSGALLSTILAYWIPNIGQLLFVTCGGCKDTWKGFSMLAFKDLMPVVKLSLSSGAMLCLELWYNTILVLLTGNLKNAQVAIDALAICLNINGWEMMISLGFLAAASVRVSNELGRGSSKGAKFSIMTTTLTSFCIGCVLFVLFLFLRGRLAYIFTESEEVANAVADLSPLLACSILLNSVQPVLSGVAVGAGWQSIVAWVNIASYYLVGIPIGVVLGYVFKMEVKGVWVGMLLGTLLQTVTLIIITWKTDWDKQVLLAQSRVNKWFVPNSRETNNHQENGA, encoded by the exons ATTGGGATCAGTGAGAAAATGGGAGGAGATATCAACCAGAAGCTGCTAACAGAGACTACTAAGAACGAAGAGGAAGAAGTGCTATTTAAAGAAAGATTATGGACCGAGATGAAGAAATTGTGGATTGTGGCTGGTCCTGCAATTTTCACCCGGTTTTCAACCTTTGGTGTCACTGTAATCAGTCAAGCTTTTGTTGGTCATCTTGGTCCTACTGAACTTGCTGCCTTTTCCCTTTGTTTCACTGTCCTTTTGAGGTTTGGCAATGGCGTTCTG CTTGGTATGGCCAGTGCATTGGAAACACTGTGTGGTCAAGCATTTGGAGCAAAACAATACCATATGCTTGGGATATACCTTCAAAGATCATGGATAGTTTTGTTTGCAACTGCCCTCTGTCTCCTTCCTATATATATCTTCACTACCCCAATTCTGATAGCTTTAGGCCAGGATAAAATTATAGCAACGGTGGCAGGATATATCAGTTATTGGTTCATCGGGATCGTGTTTTCGTTCATTGTATCCTTCACTTGCCAGATGTTCCTGCAAGCACAGAGCAAGAATATGATTATTGCATACTTAGCTGCATTCTCTATTGGAATCCACATCTGTCTTTCATGGCTTTTGACTGTGAAACTCAAGTACGGCCTTTCCGGGGCTTTACTATCAACGATTTTGGCCTATTGGATACCAAATATAGGTCAGCTTTTGTTTGTTACATGTGGAGGTTGTAAAGATACATGGAAGGGTTTCTCAATGTTAGCTTTCAAAGATCTAATGCCTGTTGTAAAGCTATCTTTGTCATCTGGTGCTATGCTTTG TCTTGAGCTTTGGTACAACACAATCTTGGTTCTTCTAACTGGAAACTTGAAAAATGCTCAGGTTGCAATTGATGCTCTTGCCATTTG TCTCAATATTAATGGATGGGAAATGATGATATCGCTAGGTTTCTTGGCTGCAGCAAG TGTTAGGGTGTCGAATGAGCTTGGAAGAGGAAGCTCCAAAGGTGCCAAGTTCTCAATTATGACCACAACGCTTACATCATTTTGCATTGGATGTGTGCTATTTGTGCTCTTCTTATTTCTTAGGGGACGTTTAGCATACATATTCACAGAAAGTGAAGAAGTGGCTAACGCAGTTGCGGATTTGTCTCCATTGTTGGCTTGCTCCATACTTCTAAACAGTGTTCAACCTGTCCTCTCtg GAGTTGCTGTTGGCGCTGGATGGCAAAGCATTGTAGCATGGGTTAACATTGCTTCCTACTATTTAGTTGGCATTCCAATTGGTGTTGTTCTCGGATACGTATTCAAAATGGAAGTCAAG GGTGTTTGGGTTGGCATGTTGCTGGGAACACTTCTTCAAACTGTTACACTTATTATTATCACCTGGAAAACTGATTGGGATAAGCAG GTTCTCTTGGCTCAGTCGCGAGTTAACAAGTGGTTTGTACCAAATTCCA
- the LOC105792647 gene encoding protein DETOXIFICATION 21 isoform X1 — MPIHFSLIGISEKMGGDINQKLLTETTKNEEEEVLFKERLWTEMKKLWIVAGPAIFTRFSTFGVTVISQAFVGHLGPTELAAFSLCFTVLLRFGNGVLLGMASALETLCGQAFGAKQYHMLGIYLQRSWIVLFATALCLLPIYIFTTPILIALGQDKIIATVAGYISYWFIGIVFSFIVSFTCQMFLQAQSKNMIIAYLAAFSIGIHICLSWLLTVKLKYGLSGALLSTILAYWIPNIGQLLFVTCGGCKDTWKGFSMLAFKDLMPVVKLSLSSGAMLCLELWYNTILVLLTGNLKNAQVAIDALAICLNINGWEMMISLGFLAAASVRVSNELGRGSSKGAKFSIMTTTLTSFCIGCVLFVLFLFLRGRLAYIFTESEEVANAVADLSPLLACSILLNSVQPVLSGVAVGAGWQSIVAWVNIASYYLVGIPIGVVLGYVFKMEVKGVWVGMLLGTLLQTVTLIIITWKTDWDKQVLLARSRVNKWFVPESRETNGNQENGA, encoded by the exons ATTGGGATCAGTGAGAAAATGGGAGGAGATATCAACCAGAAGCTGCTAACAGAGACTACTAAGAACGAAGAGGAAGAAGTGCTATTTAAAGAAAGATTATGGACCGAGATGAAGAAATTGTGGATTGTGGCTGGTCCTGCAATTTTCACCCGGTTTTCAACCTTTGGTGTCACTGTAATCAGTCAAGCTTTTGTTGGTCATCTTGGTCCTACTGAACTTGCTGCCTTTTCCCTTTGTTTCACTGTCCTTTTGAGGTTTGGCAATGGCGTTCTG CTTGGTATGGCCAGTGCATTGGAAACACTGTGTGGTCAAGCATTTGGAGCAAAACAATACCATATGCTTGGGATATACCTTCAAAGATCATGGATAGTTTTGTTTGCAACTGCCCTCTGTCTCCTTCCTATATATATCTTCACTACCCCAATTCTGATAGCTTTAGGCCAGGATAAAATTATAGCAACGGTGGCAGGATATATCAGTTATTGGTTCATCGGGATCGTGTTTTCGTTCATTGTATCCTTCACTTGCCAGATGTTCCTGCAAGCACAGAGCAAGAATATGATTATTGCATACTTAGCTGCATTCTCTATTGGAATCCACATCTGTCTTTCATGGCTTTTGACTGTGAAACTCAAGTACGGCCTTTCCGGGGCTTTACTATCAACGATTTTGGCCTATTGGATACCAAATATAGGTCAGCTTTTGTTTGTTACATGTGGAGGTTGTAAAGATACATGGAAGGGTTTCTCAATGTTAGCTTTCAAAGATCTAATGCCTGTTGTAAAGCTATCTTTGTCATCTGGTGCTATGCTTTG TCTTGAGCTTTGGTACAACACAATCTTGGTTCTTCTAACTGGAAACTTGAAAAATGCTCAGGTTGCAATTGATGCTCTTGCCATTTG TCTCAATATTAATGGATGGGAAATGATGATATCGCTAGGTTTCTTGGCTGCAGCAAG TGTTAGGGTGTCGAATGAGCTTGGAAGAGGAAGCTCCAAAGGTGCCAAGTTCTCAATTATGACCACAACGCTTACATCATTTTGCATTGGATGTGTGCTATTTGTGCTCTTCTTATTTCTTAGGGGACGTTTAGCATACATATTCACAGAAAGTGAAGAAGTGGCTAACGCAGTTGCGGATTTGTCTCCATTGTTGGCTTGCTCCATACTTCTAAACAGTGTTCAACCTGTCCTCTCtg GAGTTGCTGTTGGCGCTGGATGGCAAAGCATTGTAGCATGGGTTAACATTGCTTCCTACTATTTAGTTGGCATTCCAATTGGTGTTGTTCTCGGATACGTATTCAAAATGGAAGTCAAG GGTGTTTGGGTTGGCATGTTGCTGGGAACACTTCTTCAAACTGTTACACTTATTATTATCACCTGGAAAACTGATTGGGATAAGCAG GTTCTCTTGGCTCGTTCACGAGTTAATAAGTGGTTTGTACCAGAATCCCGGGAAACAAACGGCAACCAAGAAAATGGTGCTTGA
- the LOC105792647 gene encoding protein DETOXIFICATION 21 isoform X3, producing the protein MGGDINQKLLTETTKNEEEEVLFKERLWTEMKKLWIVAGPAIFTRFSTFGVTVISQAFVGHLGPTELAAFSLCFTVLLRFGNGVLLGMASALETLCGQAFGAKQYHMLGIYLQRSWIVLFATALCLLPIYIFTTPILIALGQDKIIATVAGYISYWFIGIVFSFIVSFTCQMFLQAQSKNMIIAYLAAFSIGIHICLSWLLTVKLKYGLSGALLSTILAYWIPNIGQLLFVTCGGCKDTWKGFSMLAFKDLMPVVKLSLSSGAMLCLELWYNTILVLLTGNLKNAQVAIDALAICLNINGWEMMISLGFLAAASVRVSNELGRGSSKGAKFSIMTTTLTSFCIGCVLFVLFLFLRGRLAYIFTESEEVANAVADLSPLLACSILLNSVQPVLSGVAVGAGWQSIVAWVNIASYYLVGIPIGVVLGYVFKMEVKGVWVGMLLGTLLQTVTLIIITWKTDWDKQVLLARSRVNKWFVPESRETNGNQENGA; encoded by the exons ATGGGAGGAGATATCAACCAGAAGCTGCTAACAGAGACTACTAAGAACGAAGAGGAAGAAGTGCTATTTAAAGAAAGATTATGGACCGAGATGAAGAAATTGTGGATTGTGGCTGGTCCTGCAATTTTCACCCGGTTTTCAACCTTTGGTGTCACTGTAATCAGTCAAGCTTTTGTTGGTCATCTTGGTCCTACTGAACTTGCTGCCTTTTCCCTTTGTTTCACTGTCCTTTTGAGGTTTGGCAATGGCGTTCTG CTTGGTATGGCCAGTGCATTGGAAACACTGTGTGGTCAAGCATTTGGAGCAAAACAATACCATATGCTTGGGATATACCTTCAAAGATCATGGATAGTTTTGTTTGCAACTGCCCTCTGTCTCCTTCCTATATATATCTTCACTACCCCAATTCTGATAGCTTTAGGCCAGGATAAAATTATAGCAACGGTGGCAGGATATATCAGTTATTGGTTCATCGGGATCGTGTTTTCGTTCATTGTATCCTTCACTTGCCAGATGTTCCTGCAAGCACAGAGCAAGAATATGATTATTGCATACTTAGCTGCATTCTCTATTGGAATCCACATCTGTCTTTCATGGCTTTTGACTGTGAAACTCAAGTACGGCCTTTCCGGGGCTTTACTATCAACGATTTTGGCCTATTGGATACCAAATATAGGTCAGCTTTTGTTTGTTACATGTGGAGGTTGTAAAGATACATGGAAGGGTTTCTCAATGTTAGCTTTCAAAGATCTAATGCCTGTTGTAAAGCTATCTTTGTCATCTGGTGCTATGCTTTG TCTTGAGCTTTGGTACAACACAATCTTGGTTCTTCTAACTGGAAACTTGAAAAATGCTCAGGTTGCAATTGATGCTCTTGCCATTTG TCTCAATATTAATGGATGGGAAATGATGATATCGCTAGGTTTCTTGGCTGCAGCAAG TGTTAGGGTGTCGAATGAGCTTGGAAGAGGAAGCTCCAAAGGTGCCAAGTTCTCAATTATGACCACAACGCTTACATCATTTTGCATTGGATGTGTGCTATTTGTGCTCTTCTTATTTCTTAGGGGACGTTTAGCATACATATTCACAGAAAGTGAAGAAGTGGCTAACGCAGTTGCGGATTTGTCTCCATTGTTGGCTTGCTCCATACTTCTAAACAGTGTTCAACCTGTCCTCTCtg GAGTTGCTGTTGGCGCTGGATGGCAAAGCATTGTAGCATGGGTTAACATTGCTTCCTACTATTTAGTTGGCATTCCAATTGGTGTTGTTCTCGGATACGTATTCAAAATGGAAGTCAAG GGTGTTTGGGTTGGCATGTTGCTGGGAACACTTCTTCAAACTGTTACACTTATTATTATCACCTGGAAAACTGATTGGGATAAGCAG GTTCTCTTGGCTCGTTCACGAGTTAATAAGTGGTTTGTACCAGAATCCCGGGAAACAAACGGCAACCAAGAAAATGGTGCTTGA
- the LOC105792647 gene encoding protein DETOXIFICATION 21 isoform X4, whose translation MGGDINQKLLIEAKKNEDGDVKFKEKLWTESKKLWIVAGPAIFTKFSTFGVTIISQAFVGHIGPTELAAFSLCCTVLFRFGNGVLIGMASALETLCGQAFGAKRYHMLGIYLQRSWLLLFLTTSCLLPLFIFTTKILIALGQDEKIAIVAGYIGHWFIFIMFSMIISLTCQMFLQSQSKNMVIAYLAAFSIGTHICLSWLLTMKLKYGLIGALLSTILAYWIPNIGQLIFVTCGGCKDTWKGFSMLAFKDLWPVVKLSWSSGAMLCLELWYNTILVLLTGNLKNAEIAIDAFAICLNINAWQMMISLGFLAAASVRVSNELGRGSSKSVKFSIMTITLTSLSIGCVTFVLFLCLRGRLAYVFTESEEVGNAVVDLSPLLACSILLDSVQPVLSGIAIGAGWQSSVAWVNIASYYLIGIPIGVVLGYVFNMEVKGVWVGMLLGIFVQALVLIIIIWKTDWDKQVLLAQSRVNKWFVPNSRETNNHQENGA comes from the exons ATGGGAGGAGATATCAACCAGAAGCTGCTAATAGAAGCTAAGAAGAATGAAGATGGAGATgtgaaatttaaagaaaagctATGGACTGAGTCAAAGAAGTTGTGGATTGTCGCCGGCCCTGCAATTTTCACCAAGTTTTCAACCTTCGGTGTCACTATAATCAGTCAAGCTTTTGTTGGTCACATTGGACCTACTGAGCTTGCTGCCTTTTCCCTTTGTTGCACTGTCCTTTTTAGGTTTGGCAATGGTGTTCTG ATTGGTATGGCTAGTGCATTGGAAACATTGTGCGGACAAGCATTTGGAGCAAAACGATACCATATGCTTGGGATATACCTTCAAAGATCATGGCTACTTTTGTTTTTGACTACCAGTTGCCTTCTTCCTTTATTTATCTTCACAACCAAAATTCTTATAGCTTTAGGCCAAGATGAAAAGATAGCAATAGTGGCAGGTTATATAGGTCATTGGTTCATCTTCATCATGTTTTCAATGATCATATCATTAACTTGCCAAATGTTCCTACAATCACAGAGCAAGAATATGGTTATTGCATACTTAGCAGCATTCTCTATTGGAACCCACATCTGTCTTTCATGGCTCTTAACAATGAAACTCAAGTATGGGCTCATTGGAGCTTTGCTATCCACAATTTTGGCCTATTGGATACCGAATATAGGTCAGCTTATCTTTGTTACATGTGGAGGCTGTAAAGATACATGGAAGGGTTTCTCAATGTTAGCTTTCAAGGATCTATGGCCTGTTGTAAAGCTATCTTGGTCATCTGGTGCTATGCTTTG TCTTGAGCTTTGGTACAACACAATCTTGGTTCTTCTAACTGGAAACTTGAAAAATGCTGAGATTGCAATTGATGCTTTTGCCATTTG TCTAAACATTAATGCATGGCAAATGATGATATCACTTGGTTTTTTAGCTGCAGCAAG TGTTAGGGTGTCAAATGAGCTTGGAAGAGGAAGCTCCAAAAGTGTGAAATTCTCAATTATGACCATAACACTTACATCGCTTTCCATTGGATGCGTGACATTTGTGTTGTTCTTATGCCTTAGAGGACGTTTAGCATATGTATTCACTGAAAGCGAAGAAGTGGGCAATGCAGTTGTGGATTTATCTCCATTGTTGGCTTGCTCCATACTTTTAGACAGTGTTCAACCTGTCCTCTCTG GAATTGCAATTGGTGCTGGATGGCAAAGCAGTGTAGCATGGGTTAACATAGCCTCCTACTATTTAATTGGCATTCCAATTGGTGTTGTGCTCGGATACGTCTTCAACATGGAAGTCAAG gGTGTTTGGGTTGGCATGTTGCTAGGAATATTTGTTCAAGCTCTTGTACTTATTATTATCATCTGGAAAACTGACTGGGACAAACAG GTTCTCTTGGCTCAGTCGCGAGTTAACAAGTGGTTTGTACCAAATTCCA
- the LOC105792647 gene encoding protein DETOXIFICATION 21 isoform X5 — protein MGGDINQKLLIEAKKNEDGDVKFKEKLWTESKKLWIVAGPAIFTKFSTFGVTIISQAFVGHIGPTELAAFSLCCTVLFRFGNGVLIGMASALETLCGQAFGAKRYHMLGIYLQRSWLLLFLTTSCLLPLFIFTTKILIALGQDEKIAIVAGYIGHWFIFIMFSMIISLTCQMFLQSQSKNMVIAYLAAFSIGTHICLSWLLTMKLKYGLIGALLSTILAYWIPNIGQLIFVTCGGCKDTWKGFSMLAFKDLWPVVKLSWSSGAMLCLELWYNTILVLLTGNLKNAEIAIDAFAICVRVSNELGRGSSKSVKFSIMTITLTSLSIGCVTFVLFLCLRGRLAYVFTESEEVGNAVVDLSPLLACSILLDSVQPVLSGIAIGAGWQSSVAWVNIASYYLIGIPIGVVLGYVFNMEVKGVWVGMLLGIFVQALVLIIIIWKTDWDKQVLLAQSRVNKWFVPNSRETNNHQENGA, from the exons ATGGGAGGAGATATCAACCAGAAGCTGCTAATAGAAGCTAAGAAGAATGAAGATGGAGATgtgaaatttaaagaaaagctATGGACTGAGTCAAAGAAGTTGTGGATTGTCGCCGGCCCTGCAATTTTCACCAAGTTTTCAACCTTCGGTGTCACTATAATCAGTCAAGCTTTTGTTGGTCACATTGGACCTACTGAGCTTGCTGCCTTTTCCCTTTGTTGCACTGTCCTTTTTAGGTTTGGCAATGGTGTTCTG ATTGGTATGGCTAGTGCATTGGAAACATTGTGCGGACAAGCATTTGGAGCAAAACGATACCATATGCTTGGGATATACCTTCAAAGATCATGGCTACTTTTGTTTTTGACTACCAGTTGCCTTCTTCCTTTATTTATCTTCACAACCAAAATTCTTATAGCTTTAGGCCAAGATGAAAAGATAGCAATAGTGGCAGGTTATATAGGTCATTGGTTCATCTTCATCATGTTTTCAATGATCATATCATTAACTTGCCAAATGTTCCTACAATCACAGAGCAAGAATATGGTTATTGCATACTTAGCAGCATTCTCTATTGGAACCCACATCTGTCTTTCATGGCTCTTAACAATGAAACTCAAGTATGGGCTCATTGGAGCTTTGCTATCCACAATTTTGGCCTATTGGATACCGAATATAGGTCAGCTTATCTTTGTTACATGTGGAGGCTGTAAAGATACATGGAAGGGTTTCTCAATGTTAGCTTTCAAGGATCTATGGCCTGTTGTAAAGCTATCTTGGTCATCTGGTGCTATGCTTTG TCTTGAGCTTTGGTACAACACAATCTTGGTTCTTCTAACTGGAAACTTGAAAAATGCTGAGATTGCAATTGATGCTTTTGCCATTTG TGTTAGGGTGTCAAATGAGCTTGGAAGAGGAAGCTCCAAAAGTGTGAAATTCTCAATTATGACCATAACACTTACATCGCTTTCCATTGGATGCGTGACATTTGTGTTGTTCTTATGCCTTAGAGGACGTTTAGCATATGTATTCACTGAAAGCGAAGAAGTGGGCAATGCAGTTGTGGATTTATCTCCATTGTTGGCTTGCTCCATACTTTTAGACAGTGTTCAACCTGTCCTCTCTG GAATTGCAATTGGTGCTGGATGGCAAAGCAGTGTAGCATGGGTTAACATAGCCTCCTACTATTTAATTGGCATTCCAATTGGTGTTGTGCTCGGATACGTCTTCAACATGGAAGTCAAG gGTGTTTGGGTTGGCATGTTGCTAGGAATATTTGTTCAAGCTCTTGTACTTATTATTATCATCTGGAAAACTGACTGGGACAAACAG GTTCTCTTGGCTCAGTCGCGAGTTAACAAGTGGTTTGTACCAAATTCCA